The Bacillus carboniphilus genome contains a region encoding:
- a CDS encoding sensor domain-containing diguanylate cyclase yields the protein MKDFQLNELKDIFLQFLLTGQERNDNEIERFLSMLKEQIPLKGITIWKITEQKIYSIESTMDRTVPIHKEVFTKLQHQQIYQIENDYYFNSYPIIIQFHNVNPLWLKTIPDTFLEEVATICFRIFSYLDIKRQQKQETNREKLLIKLTEKIHSTMDKKEVLLNLYNYLQSTYNANSIWFYLSQDEDDLTGAVPISKLDLLQNELAVKTLQTGRFQEVKQNTIQQVYIPLIGKQGVYGFIFMSFLYHHHLRRSDLSFLNKISKAGGHALENAKLYEHLKKVNLDLQLINETSHHLNKSTSLTETVNFVIRQITHSFFAEEVGVILIENKHMNILKECTPFFQKEISQKLIHFVSLKMQKEREGMYIAEMKECPQLPYGSLMAVPMYDGNNYRGLTIALHKKEYAFKFEDFKLFQLFVNHVTLSFFNIRLKEELERLVKTDYLTNLFSRNHLNEMIRDYMMKDMQGAFLLFDLDNFKLINDHYGHQVGDQVLIQVSNIIKQSIRKGDVAARWGGEEIAVYLSGVDGQVGLCVANRIIRNVRIKTSPEVTLSAGVAHWTNQESITLKDLFIKADKSLYKAKEEGKNCAYLNKG from the coding sequence ATGAAAGATTTTCAACTCAACGAATTAAAAGACATTTTTTTACAGTTTCTTTTAACTGGACAAGAACGAAACGATAATGAAATAGAACGGTTTCTATCTATGTTGAAAGAACAAATTCCTCTAAAGGGGATCACAATATGGAAAATAACTGAACAAAAGATCTATTCCATTGAATCAACTATGGATAGGACTGTACCCATACATAAAGAAGTATTTACAAAGCTACAGCACCAGCAAATTTATCAAATAGAAAATGACTATTATTTTAATTCTTATCCCATCATAATACAATTCCACAACGTTAACCCTTTATGGTTAAAGACTATACCGGATACATTTTTAGAAGAAGTTGCAACTATCTGTTTTCGGATTTTTTCCTATTTGGATATAAAAAGACAACAGAAACAAGAAACGAACAGAGAAAAATTATTAATAAAACTCACCGAAAAGATCCATTCTACCATGGATAAGAAAGAGGTTTTGTTAAATTTATACAATTACTTACAATCTACTTATAATGCTAATTCGATTTGGTTTTATTTATCCCAAGACGAAGATGACCTTACCGGTGCTGTTCCTATTTCAAAACTAGATTTACTTCAGAATGAACTAGCGGTAAAAACCTTGCAAACTGGGAGATTCCAGGAGGTGAAACAAAACACAATCCAACAAGTGTACATCCCTTTAATTGGCAAGCAAGGTGTATATGGATTTATTTTTATGAGCTTTCTTTATCATCATCATTTGAGAAGATCAGATCTCTCTTTTTTGAATAAAATTTCAAAGGCTGGAGGGCATGCATTAGAAAATGCAAAATTATATGAGCATTTAAAAAAGGTGAATTTGGACCTTCAATTAATAAATGAAACGTCTCATCATTTAAATAAAAGTACAAGTTTAACGGAGACCGTTAACTTTGTTATTCGTCAAATAACTCATTCCTTCTTTGCTGAAGAAGTAGGGGTTATTTTAATAGAAAATAAACATATGAACATATTAAAGGAATGTACCCCATTCTTTCAAAAGGAAATATCTCAAAAACTAATTCACTTTGTTTCTCTAAAAATGCAAAAAGAAAGAGAAGGAATGTATATTGCTGAAATGAAGGAATGTCCTCAGTTACCTTATGGATCCTTAATGGCTGTTCCAATGTATGATGGGAACAATTATAGAGGGCTGACGATCGCTCTCCATAAAAAAGAATATGCATTTAAATTCGAGGATTTCAAGCTTTTTCAATTATTTGTTAACCATGTAACCTTATCATTTTTTAATATTCGTTTAAAGGAAGAGCTTGAGAGGTTAGTTAAAACGGACTATTTAACCAACTTGTTTTCACGTAATCACTTAAATGAAATGATAAGGGATTATATGATGAAAGACATGCAAGGTGCTTTTCTTTTGTTTGATCTTGATAATTTTAAATTGATTAATGATCATTATGGTCATCAGGTTGGTGATCAAGTACTAATTCAAGTAAGTAATATCATTAAACAGTCGATTCGAAAAGGTGATGTGGCAGCAAGATGGGGCGGAGAAGAGATTGCTGTTTATTTATCTGGAGTTGATGGACAAGTGGGTCTATGTGTGGCGAATCGTATTATTAGGAATGTCCGTATAAAAACATCTCCCGAGGTGACGCTCTCTGCTGGTGTAGCTCATTGGACTAATCAAGAAAGTATCACGTTGAAGGATCTTTTTATTAAAGCAGACAAATCTCTTTATAAAGCAAAAGAAGAGGGGAAAAATTGTGCTTATTTGAACAAGGGTTAA
- a CDS encoding GAF domain-containing protein: MFTVEMYNGTKEENYQLILKQLQALLDGEENVIANLANASALLNNFLSEVNWVGFYLTEGDQLVLGPFQGLPACVRIPNGKGVCGTAAATKSIQRVANVHEFPGHIACDAATQSEIVIPIIVNEDVIGVLDIDSPIKDRFDEVDEQYLNKFVKIIENQSK; encoded by the coding sequence ATGTTTACTGTCGAAATGTATAATGGTACAAAAGAAGAGAACTACCAATTAATACTCAAACAACTTCAAGCATTATTAGATGGCGAGGAAAACGTGATCGCCAACTTGGCAAATGCTTCAGCACTACTCAATAACTTTCTCTCTGAAGTGAATTGGGTTGGATTTTATTTAACTGAAGGAGATCAGCTTGTATTAGGTCCATTCCAAGGTTTGCCTGCGTGCGTAAGAATTCCTAATGGAAAGGGCGTTTGCGGGACTGCAGCTGCCACAAAGTCAATTCAAAGGGTAGCCAACGTACATGAATTTCCAGGTCATATTGCTTGTGATGCTGCAACACAATCTGAAATCGTCATTCCAATTATAGTAAATGAGGACGTTATAGGCGTATTAGACATTGATAGTCCGATTAAGGATCGATTTGATGAAGTCGACGAACAATACCTCAATAAATTTGTCAAAATTATTGAAAACCAAAGCAAATGA
- a CDS encoding septation ring formation regulator EzrA, with amino-acid sequence MEKIKEQLEQSSNLLSEYKQMIKDLRKEELEARAKVKELKDLLREEKRRIEKSNVPGLPSKYTEHVQTAFQHVDMIFEKLKEVPLNITEIQDLLEKAVLEVESLQRYTEEIIEQVYLIEKVIQYGNRYRSNNKQLSKRLEQAERLFRSYQFDDSLEECAAAIETVEPGALRKIQKLIDHEQE; translated from the coding sequence ATGGAAAAAATTAAAGAGCAGTTAGAACAATCCTCAAACCTTCTTTCAGAATATAAACAAATGATTAAAGATCTGCGTAAGGAAGAGCTTGAGGCTAGAGCAAAAGTAAAAGAATTGAAAGATCTGTTAAGAGAGGAAAAACGTCGTATTGAAAAAAGTAATGTTCCTGGGTTGCCTTCTAAATATACAGAACATGTTCAAACAGCTTTTCAACATGTGGATATGATTTTCGAAAAGCTAAAAGAGGTTCCTTTAAATATTACTGAAATTCAAGACCTTTTGGAAAAAGCCGTTCTTGAAGTAGAGTCATTACAAAGATATACAGAGGAAATTATTGAGCAAGTTTATTTAATTGAAAAGGTGATTCAATATGGGAACAGATATAGAAGCAATAATAAGCAATTATCAAAAAGACTAGAGCAAGCCGAACGACTATTTCGCTCCTATCAATTTGATGATTCTTTAGAAGAATGTGCCGCGGCTATCGAAACGGTTGAACCGGGAGCTCTTAGAAAAATTCAGAAGTTAATTGATCATGAACAAGAATAA
- a CDS encoding cysteine desulfurase family protein yields MLYLDNSATTSPYADVLETYKLVAEKYFANPSSIHALGVESEKLVGSARKQVAQLLGVEEEEILFTSGGTEGNNLSIKGIAFSAEKKGKHLITTTIEHPSVKDAFEQLKDLFNYEVTYIPVKDTGIIDIEELKRSIRADTVLVSVMHVNNETGIIQPVEEIGQFLSNYPNITYHVDYVQGLGKVPLKIKEAHIDLCTMSGHKIHAVNGIGVLFKRKGVSLTPLFSGGGQEGAIRSGTESVAAIVSFAKALRKILEQYENEIVHMIKIKKYLMENLLNIDQIDVNTTLLNSAPHIVNFSIPGIKAEVLVHMFEQEEIYVSTTAACSSKKSSMSHVLLQMGKSEQVASSSIRVSLSYQQTKEEIDFFLRHLHKFIHKLQRVMRD; encoded by the coding sequence ATGCTTTATTTAGATAATAGCGCAACAACTAGTCCGTATGCAGACGTTCTTGAGACGTACAAACTTGTTGCTGAAAAATATTTTGCAAACCCTTCGTCTATTCATGCTTTAGGAGTAGAGTCTGAAAAACTCGTTGGGTCAGCAAGGAAACAAGTTGCTCAGTTGTTGGGAGTAGAAGAAGAGGAAATTTTATTTACAAGTGGAGGAACAGAAGGAAATAACTTGTCAATTAAAGGTATTGCGTTTTCTGCAGAAAAAAAAGGCAAACACTTAATTACGACAACGATTGAACACCCTTCTGTTAAAGATGCTTTTGAACAATTAAAAGACTTATTCAATTATGAAGTAACTTATATACCTGTAAAAGATACTGGAATTATTGATATTGAGGAATTAAAGCGATCTATTCGTGCTGATACCGTCTTAGTGTCTGTGATGCATGTGAACAATGAAACAGGGATTATTCAGCCAGTTGAGGAGATTGGCCAATTTCTTTCCAACTATCCGAATATCACCTATCATGTAGATTATGTACAAGGGCTAGGTAAGGTACCTTTAAAAATAAAGGAAGCTCATATTGATTTGTGTACAATGTCTGGGCATAAAATCCATGCAGTAAACGGGATCGGTGTATTATTTAAGAGGAAAGGCGTGAGCCTGACTCCTTTATTTTCTGGAGGAGGTCAAGAAGGGGCGATTCGATCAGGTACGGAAAGTGTCGCTGCAATTGTTTCATTTGCCAAAGCGCTAAGAAAGATATTGGAACAGTATGAAAACGAAATTGTTCATATGATCAAAATAAAGAAATATTTGATGGAGAACCTCTTGAATATTGATCAAATTGATGTAAACACAACTTTGCTTAATTCTGCTCCTCATATAGTTAATTTTTCAATTCCAGGAATAAAAGCGGAGGTCCTTGTTCATATGTTTGAACAAGAGGAGATTTATGTTTCTACCACGGCCGCCTGTTCTTCAAAAAAATCAAGTATGAGCCATGTTCTTTTACAAATGGGGAAATCTGAACAAGTTGCTTCTAGTTCCATTAGAGTTAGTCTATCTTATCAGCAAACAAAAGAGGAGATCGATTTCTTTTTGCGTCATTTACATAAATTTATTCATAAACTTCAAAGAGTAATGAGGGATTAA
- a CDS encoding septation ring formation regulator EzrA, with product MEYIIGIIVVLVLLFSYSYYLRRNIYKQVDRLEGKKIEIMNQSVADELAKVKQLKMAGQTEELFERCRKDWDDIITSQMPKVEEMLYDVEGYADKYRIKRAKQVLQHIEDYLNVVNENIDSIKEEIMNLIMSEEKNATDIQEVKKQFKEIKKQLLAHSYTYGDVFEKLETSLYESFDQLKNFEIETEQGNYFAAKKVLAEQKRKLEKLQNQANNIPRFLIECNTNIPSELEELKKGYQEMIEKGYHLSHIDIDDEIGKVKALLEETLKMVHDGEVSGVEENITGMKDLIDGLYDIFEQEVEAKQYVHQESTSIIYTIQKLSADQKEIAEETSLIKHSYQLKEEDSKKLTEIDEALERIKNQYEQILTKMQMPNIPHSLS from the coding sequence ATGGAATATATCATTGGGATCATTGTTGTGTTAGTTTTATTATTTAGCTACAGCTATTACTTAAGAAGAAATATATACAAACAAGTAGATCGATTAGAAGGAAAGAAGATTGAAATTATGAATCAATCAGTGGCTGATGAACTGGCTAAAGTTAAGCAGTTGAAAATGGCTGGTCAAACGGAAGAATTATTTGAACGTTGTCGTAAAGATTGGGATGACATTATTACAAGCCAAATGCCTAAGGTTGAAGAAATGCTTTATGATGTGGAAGGCTATGCAGATAAGTATAGAATAAAACGAGCGAAACAGGTCCTTCAACACATTGAAGACTATTTAAATGTAGTGAATGAAAACATTGACTCAATTAAAGAAGAAATAATGAATTTAATTATGAGTGAAGAAAAGAACGCTACTGATATTCAAGAAGTAAAAAAACAGTTTAAAGAAATTAAAAAGCAACTACTTGCCCATAGTTATACATACGGAGATGTATTCGAAAAACTTGAAACTAGTTTATATGAAAGCTTTGATCAACTTAAAAACTTTGAAATAGAAACAGAACAGGGAAACTATTTTGCTGCTAAAAAAGTATTAGCTGAACAAAAACGTAAACTAGAAAAATTACAAAATCAAGCCAATAACATTCCAAGGTTTTTAATCGAATGTAACACGAACATTCCATCTGAGTTAGAAGAATTAAAAAAAGGATACCAAGAAATGATCGAAAAGGGCTACCACCTTAGCCATATTGATATAGATGATGAAATAGGAAAAGTTAAAGCGTTATTGGAAGAAACGTTAAAAATGGTCCATGATGGAGAAGTTTCAGGGGTAGAAGAAAATATTACTGGAATGAAAGATTTAATTGATGGTTTATATGATATTTTTGAACAAGAGGTAGAAGCGAAGCAATACGTTCATCAAGAATCGACTAGCATTATTTACACTATTCAAAAGCTATCAGCTGATCAGAAAGAAATAGCAGAAGAAACGAGTTTGATTAAACATAGTTATCAATTAAAAGAAGAAGATAGCAAGAAACTGACAGAGATTGATGAAGCTCTAGAACGAATTAAAAATCAGTATGAACAAATATTAACAAAAATGCAGATGCCGAATATACCTCACTCTCTGTCATGA
- a CDS encoding alpha/beta-type small acid-soluble spore protein, whose product MAQQTQQTRQSSNQLVVPGAQQAIDQMKYEIASEYGVTLGPETTSRANGSVGGEITKRLVSYAQQQMGGSYQ is encoded by the coding sequence ATGGCACAGCAAACACAACAAACTAGACAAAGTTCAAACCAACTTGTTGTCCCTGGAGCACAACAAGCGATTGATCAAATGAAGTATGAAATTGCTTCAGAATATGGTGTGACACTTGGTCCAGAAACGACATCTCGTGCAAACGGATCTGTTGGTGGAGAAATCACGAAGCGACTTGTTTCTTATGCTCAACAACAAATGGGTGGTTCTTACCAATAA
- the refZ gene encoding forespore capture DNA-binding protein RefZ, whose product MKNPSTKLKIMEAAIELFNTNGYNGTSVREIAKQANVNVAHISYYFNGKKGLSEHLISHYYEGYLKSIEMIIETYTSENVKEKLLNVIFAILYYDFQNRQLARFVQREITFDNLLVREVMTTYLKKEQYYLSMIIQEGVKNDLFKKINIPYFIIQLKGLLSFPFVQPQYIVEVLHTLPHEPYFVEKYYEGVKGYIEIHLFRTESLTI is encoded by the coding sequence ATGAAAAATCCCTCAACAAAGTTAAAGATAATGGAAGCTGCTATTGAACTGTTTAATACAAATGGCTATAACGGAACGTCTGTCAGAGAAATTGCAAAACAAGCCAATGTAAATGTTGCTCATATATCGTATTATTTTAATGGTAAGAAAGGGTTATCCGAGCATCTAATCTCACACTATTATGAAGGATACTTAAAATCTATTGAGATGATTATTGAAACCTATACCTCTGAAAATGTCAAAGAAAAATTATTAAATGTGATTTTCGCTATTTTATATTATGACTTTCAGAATCGTCAGCTAGCACGCTTTGTTCAAAGAGAAATAACGTTTGATAATTTGTTAGTAAGAGAAGTAATGACGACATATTTAAAAAAAGAACAATATTACTTATCTATGATCATTCAGGAAGGAGTCAAAAATGATTTGTTTAAGAAGATCAATATTCCGTATTTTATTATTCAATTAAAAGGACTCCTATCCTTTCCTTTTGTGCAACCACAATATATTGTTGAAGTACTTCATACCCTGCCTCATGAGCCATATTTTGTAGAAAAATATTATGAAGGAGTTAAAGGGTATATTGAGATCCATCTATTTAGAACGGAATCTTTAACTATTTAA
- a CDS encoding NAD kinase: MEDRRNVYLYYKRNSEIEGQLNTIKEFAKNYGFNIVDHYKESNIIVSFGGDGSFLQAVRNTNFRQDCLYVGVATNRPNSLYSDFSLDDKDKIIEAISSEQLEVRKYPVLEVSVDGQSSFLCLNECSIRSGIIKTFVIDVWIDDQHFETFRGDGMLVSTPTGSTAYNKSVNGAVVDPKLPCLQVNELASLNNNKYRTLGSPFILSNERKLRLQIVQDGNDHPIIGIDNEALSIRHVKNIDFKLSEKVIKTVKLKDNSFWDKVKRTFL; this comes from the coding sequence ATGGAAGATCGTCGTAACGTTTATCTATATTACAAAAGAAACAGTGAAATTGAAGGTCAACTTAACACAATTAAAGAGTTTGCCAAAAATTATGGTTTCAACATCGTAGACCATTATAAAGAGTCTAATATTATTGTAAGCTTCGGTGGAGATGGTTCTTTTCTACAAGCTGTTCGAAACACAAACTTTCGTCAAGATTGTTTATATGTTGGAGTGGCGACAAATAGACCTAATAGTCTTTATTCTGATTTTTCTCTTGATGACAAAGACAAAATAATTGAAGCTATTTCATCTGAACAGTTAGAAGTACGAAAATATCCTGTATTAGAAGTTTCAGTTGATGGACAATCTTCGTTTTTATGTTTAAATGAATGCTCCATTCGCTCGGGTATTATCAAAACATTTGTGATAGATGTATGGATTGATGATCAACATTTCGAAACATTTAGAGGGGACGGAATGCTTGTTTCAACACCTACTGGGAGCACTGCATATAACAAATCAGTTAATGGTGCGGTCGTTGATCCTAAATTACCATGTCTCCAAGTCAATGAACTCGCTTCTTTAAACAATAATAAATATCGAACGCTCGGCTCCCCATTTATTTTAAGTAATGAACGAAAACTACGGCTACAAATTGTTCAAGATGGCAACGATCATCCAATTATTGGGATTGATAATGAAGCATTAAGTATACGTCATGTTAAGAACATCGACTTTAAATTAAGTGAAAAAGTGATTAAAACGGTCAAACTAAAAGACAATTCCTTCTGGGATAAAGTAAAAAGAACGTTTTTATAA
- the thiI gene encoding tRNA uracil 4-sulfurtransferase ThiI encodes MVEDHILVRFGELSTKGKNRKRFIDLLRKNIKQTLADYPELTYKATRDRIYIQLNRTPYEDLVKKLQYVFGIQSFSVAIKVETEINSIKEAALRTIKQQYKKGETFKVSARRSYKNFPLDTNQLNYEIGSHILIHTDELKVNVKNPDINVRVEVREEATYIMSRDYQGARGLPVGSSGKTMLMLSGGIDSPVAGYLAMKRGLEIEAVHFFSPPYTSERAKQKVLDLSAELTKYGGSIIVHIVPFTEIQEVIKKQVPENYSMTSTRRMMLRIADSIREKSNSLAITTGESLGQVASQTMESMYAINEVTTTPIIRPLITMDKMEIMNIAENIGTLSISTRPYEDCCTIFTPASPKTKPKKEKVMKYESFVDFEELIQKAVDNVETINISAKEKEDQFAHLL; translated from the coding sequence ATGGTTGAAGATCATATATTAGTGCGTTTTGGAGAACTATCTACAAAGGGTAAAAATCGAAAACGATTTATTGATTTATTAAGAAAAAATATAAAACAAACATTAGCTGACTATCCTGAGCTTACCTATAAGGCGACAAGAGATCGAATTTATATACAACTAAACAGAACACCTTATGAAGATCTTGTTAAAAAGCTTCAGTACGTATTTGGTATTCAGTCGTTTAGTGTTGCAATAAAAGTGGAAACAGAAATTAACTCCATTAAAGAAGCTGCGTTAAGGACCATTAAACAGCAATATAAAAAAGGAGAAACATTTAAAGTTTCTGCAAGGCGATCTTATAAAAATTTTCCGTTAGATACCAATCAACTTAATTATGAAATAGGTAGTCATATTTTAATTCATACAGATGAGTTGAAAGTAAATGTTAAGAATCCAGATATTAATGTACGGGTTGAGGTTAGAGAAGAGGCTACTTACATTATGAGTAGAGATTATCAGGGCGCGAGAGGTTTGCCAGTTGGTTCAAGTGGTAAGACTATGTTGATGCTTTCAGGTGGTATTGATAGTCCTGTTGCCGGGTATTTAGCCATGAAAAGAGGATTAGAAATAGAAGCTGTCCACTTTTTTAGTCCTCCTTATACAAGTGAGCGTGCGAAACAGAAGGTTTTAGATTTATCAGCAGAATTAACGAAATACGGTGGATCGATAATAGTACATATTGTTCCATTTACAGAAATTCAAGAGGTAATTAAAAAACAAGTACCTGAAAATTATTCAATGACTTCTACAAGAAGAATGATGTTAAGAATAGCAGATAGTATTAGAGAAAAATCAAATTCATTAGCCATTACAACTGGTGAAAGCTTAGGGCAGGTAGCAAGTCAAACGATGGAAAGTATGTACGCTATTAATGAAGTGACAACGACTCCAATTATCAGGCCATTAATTACGATGGACAAAATGGAAATTATGAACATAGCAGAAAATATTGGAACGCTATCTATATCAACACGTCCATATGAAGATTGCTGTACAATTTTCACACCAGCTTCACCAAAAACAAAGCCTAAAAAAGAGAAAGTTATGAAATACGAAAGTTTTGTTGATTTTGAAGAGTTAATTCAGAAAGCAGTTGATAATGTAGAGACAATTAATATTTCAGCAAAGGAGAAGGAAGACCAATTTGCTCACCTTCTTTAA
- the hisJ gene encoding histidinol-phosphatase HisJ, whose protein sequence is MKWDGHVHTPYCPHGSSDSIKKYVETAIKRGFTRLSFTEHAPLPKSFMDPTPHKDSSMNFVQLEKYLKELRQVKQRYKDDISIQIGLEVDYIEGFQKEITDFLNDYGPMLDDSILSVHFLKTHQKWLCIDYSREMFQEVINQLGGIEKVYERYYQVYLEAVESDLGFFKPKRMGHLTLVRKFNKKFPITTSYETKIIREIFKKMSSSQYQLDMNTAGTRKKDCGQIYPTETILQEAMQYKIPLIFGSDAHCANDVGADYQRVETFLNS, encoded by the coding sequence ATGAAATGGGACGGTCATGTACACACTCCTTATTGTCCACATGGGAGTAGCGACAGTATAAAGAAATATGTTGAAACCGCAATAAAAAGAGGCTTTACTCGGTTATCCTTCACCGAACATGCCCCTTTACCAAAGTCGTTTATGGATCCAACACCTCATAAAGATAGTTCAATGAATTTTGTTCAACTCGAAAAATATTTAAAAGAATTGAGGCAAGTAAAACAGAGATATAAAGACGACATCTCCATACAAATCGGACTGGAAGTAGATTATATTGAAGGTTTTCAAAAAGAAATAACAGACTTCTTAAACGACTACGGTCCTATGCTAGATGACAGTATTTTATCCGTTCATTTTCTTAAAACGCATCAAAAGTGGTTATGTATAGACTATAGCCGAGAAATGTTTCAAGAGGTAATTAATCAACTTGGAGGAATTGAAAAAGTTTACGAGCGATATTATCAAGTGTATCTCGAAGCAGTGGAGTCAGATCTTGGATTTTTCAAACCAAAAAGAATGGGGCACTTAACTCTTGTAAGAAAATTTAATAAAAAATTCCCGATAACTACTTCCTATGAAACGAAAATCATCCGAGAAATTTTTAAAAAAATGTCATCATCGCAATATCAATTGGATATGAATACTGCAGGGACAAGAAAAAAAGACTGTGGACAAATTTATCCAACAGAAACTATTTTACAAGAAGCTATGCAATATAAAATCCCCCTTATATTTGGTTCTGATGCTCATTGTGCTAATGATGTTGGTGCTGATTATCAAAGAGTTGAGACTTTTTTAAATAGTTAA
- a CDS encoding amidohydrolase, giving the protein MKTLWYGGTIYTMEQKFETVEAIVTEDGKIVDGGKVNFLESYYQIEKKINLLNATVYPGFVDSHVHLIGHGEKLSRIDLSHMTSAIQVLEALQKKVSEAKKGEWIIGEGWNENQWIDRKIFHRKELDELSKDHPIVLKRICRHSLIGNSKALQIASIDSSTPNPEGGAIEKDQQGMPTGLLFDQAQEKVLSVIPSPSKEELKIYLNRAIEDAVRKGLTGVHTEDLSYYGSLENTVHAFQEVITEQQFRCHLLVHHHVVKSFQNKKYAQLQSNFLDFGAMKLFADGALGGRTALLSKPYNDAPHTNGIAIHSDEELYDLVRLARSYGMEVAVHTIGDLAFEKMLNVFEQLPPKPDQHDRLIHGQILNPALINRASRMKIIIDIQPSFVASDFPWVIERIGKERIQSCYAWKSLLNKGVTCAGGSDAPIESINPLVGIQSAVCRTSMYEKDKECFFPEQCLSVFEAISLYTKGSAKAIHKEDKRGMIKKGFDADFTILEKDLFKVDPHKIGEVKVSKTVVGGKVVYDNDNIKRGV; this is encoded by the coding sequence TTGAAAACACTTTGGTATGGTGGAACTATTTATACAATGGAACAAAAATTTGAGACAGTGGAAGCGATCGTCACAGAAGATGGAAAGATTGTCGATGGGGGAAAGGTTAATTTCTTAGAAAGCTATTATCAAATTGAAAAGAAAATTAATCTACTTAATGCAACAGTATACCCAGGTTTTGTAGACAGTCATGTTCACTTAATAGGTCATGGTGAGAAGTTATCAAGGATTGATCTTTCTCACATGACTTCGGCTATTCAAGTTTTAGAGGCCCTTCAAAAGAAGGTGTCTGAAGCTAAAAAAGGAGAATGGATTATAGGTGAGGGGTGGAATGAGAATCAGTGGATAGATCGAAAAATCTTTCATCGAAAAGAACTTGATGAACTAAGTAAAGATCATCCGATTGTGTTGAAAAGAATTTGTCGCCATAGTTTAATCGGTAATTCTAAAGCTTTACAGATTGCTAGTATTGATTCAAGTACTCCAAATCCTGAAGGAGGTGCGATTGAAAAAGATCAACAAGGAATGCCAACAGGTTTGTTATTTGATCAAGCTCAAGAAAAAGTATTAAGTGTTATTCCATCTCCATCTAAAGAAGAACTAAAGATATACTTAAACAGAGCTATTGAAGATGCAGTAAGAAAAGGATTAACAGGGGTACATACAGAAGATTTGTCGTATTATGGATCTCTCGAAAATACGGTTCATGCTTTTCAAGAAGTAATAACAGAACAACAATTTCGCTGTCACCTTCTCGTACATCATCATGTTGTAAAGTCGTTTCAAAACAAAAAGTATGCTCAATTGCAGTCTAACTTCCTAGATTTTGGAGCGATGAAGCTATTTGCCGACGGAGCATTAGGTGGAAGAACAGCACTTTTATCGAAACCATACAACGATGCTCCTCACACAAATGGAATCGCCATTCATTCTGATGAAGAGCTCTATGATCTTGTTCGTTTAGCAAGAAGTTATGGAATGGAGGTAGCCGTTCATACGATTGGAGACTTAGCTTTTGAAAAAATGTTAAATGTTTTTGAACAGTTACCTCCTAAACCTGATCAACATGACAGACTTATTCACGGTCAAATCTTGAATCCAGCGTTAATCAATAGGGCAAGTAGAATGAAAATCATCATAGATATTCAGCCATCTTTTGTTGCATCAGATTTTCCATGGGTAATTGAACGAATCGGTAAAGAAAGAATACAAAGCTGTTATGCATGGAAATCTCTCTTAAATAAAGGGGTTACTTGCGCAGGTGGCTCTGATGCCCCTATCGAGTCAATTAATCCATTGGTAGGGATTCAATCTGCCGTTTGTCGAACGAGTATGTATGAAAAAGACAAGGAATGTTTTTTTCCTGAACAATGTTTATCTGTTTTTGAAGCGATATCCTTATATACGAAAGGAAGCGCAAAGGCCATTCATAAAGAAGATAAGCGAGGTATGATAAAAAAAGGGTTCGATGCAGATTTTACTATTTTGGAAAAAGATTTGTTTAAAGTTGATCCTCATAAAATAGGAGAGGTTAAAGTTAGTAAAACCGTTGTAGGCGGTAAGGTTGTTTATGATAATGACAACATTAAAAGAGGTGTATAG